In one Cherax quadricarinatus isolate ZL_2023a unplaced genomic scaffold, ASM3850222v1 Contig1653, whole genome shotgun sequence genomic region, the following are encoded:
- the Dsk gene encoding drosulfakinins → MKWTSWCAAILAVMAAVLLCGGVTAPARPSSLARVLAPVVRHRLEEGGLAPALVEELVADFEDPELLDFRDAAGKREFDEYGHMRFGKRGGDYDDYGHLRFGRSLHSHKNQHSIFH, encoded by the exons ATGAAGTGGACTAGTTGGTGCGCTGCGATACTGGCGGTGATGGCTGCTGTGTTGCTCTGTGGGGGCGTCACAGCCCCGGCCAGACCATCTTCCCTAGCACGGGTCCTAGCACCTGTGGTCAGACACAGG ctggaggagggagggctgGCGCCGGCGCTGGTAGAGGAGCTGGTGGCTGACTTCGAAGACCCAGAGCTGCTCGACTTCCGTGATGCCGCCGGCAAGCGAGAATTCGACGAATACGGTCATATGAGGTTCGGGAAGCGCGGCGGTGATTACGATGACTATGGTCACCTTCGCTTCGGCAGGAGCCTCCACTCTCACAAAAATCAACACTCCATTTTCCATTAA